From a region of the Desulfonatronum sp. SC1 genome:
- a CDS encoding DVU_1553 family AMP-dependent CoA ligase — protein MLTTPITPLDEWVAKQIGAGRSRAPSLTLVALERWQDEKKSALVHRVRVRSPFYRSRLPRVPAGPCSREQWEALPFTTADDLRRHAPDMLCVSQGEVSRVTTLPTSGTSGMPKRIFFTGEDLERTVDFFHHGMSTFTKPGQRVLVFMPGELPDSIGDLLSKALPRMGCEAVVHGLAGDPEAALEAIHDVQADVIVGLPVQVLAMARHPRAALGRRLCAVLLSADHISQVVRQAVEQAFVCPVFAHWGMTETGYGGGVECAARRGYHLRGADLLVEIIDPVSGRILPDGLHGEVVISTLIAQAMPLLRYRTGDLASLATKPCPCGCRLPRLGPIQGRLRDQVRIDDQRTLSMAELDEILLTLPWLSNYRAALRRNDHGWLLDLEIFPSEEPGKAQDGSARRQAVETALNASGLLKQTGLRLRTITLGASTDRLSGPVKRSLQIEPSSGKT, from the coding sequence ATGCTGACCACGCCCATCACCCCGCTGGACGAATGGGTTGCGAAGCAAATTGGAGCGGGCCGCTCAAGGGCTCCCTCCTTGACTTTGGTGGCGCTTGAGCGCTGGCAGGACGAGAAAAAGTCGGCTTTGGTCCATCGGGTCCGTGTGAGAAGCCCGTTCTATCGCTCCCGACTTCCCCGCGTTCCCGCGGGACCCTGCTCCCGTGAACAATGGGAAGCCTTGCCCTTCACCACAGCCGACGACCTGCGCCGCCACGCACCGGACATGCTCTGCGTCTCCCAAGGAGAGGTCTCCAGGGTGACCACTCTGCCCACATCCGGCACCAGCGGCATGCCGAAACGGATATTCTTCACCGGAGAAGACCTGGAGCGCACCGTGGACTTCTTTCATCATGGCATGAGCACCTTCACCAAACCCGGCCAACGAGTCCTGGTGTTCATGCCCGGGGAGCTGCCGGACAGCATCGGCGACCTGCTGAGCAAGGCACTGCCGCGCATGGGCTGTGAGGCCGTGGTTCACGGTCTGGCCGGTGATCCTGAAGCGGCGTTGGAAGCAATCCATGACGTCCAGGCTGACGTCATCGTCGGCCTGCCCGTCCAGGTGCTGGCCATGGCCCGTCATCCCAGGGCCGCCCTGGGTCGGCGGCTGTGCGCCGTGCTGCTCAGCGCGGATCACATCTCCCAAGTCGTGCGCCAGGCCGTGGAACAGGCCTTCGTCTGTCCGGTCTTCGCCCACTGGGGCATGACTGAAACGGGATACGGCGGCGGCGTGGAATGCGCCGCACGGCGAGGCTACCACCTGCGCGGCGCGGATTTGCTCGTGGAAATCATCGACCCGGTCAGCGGGCGGATTCTCCCTGACGGGCTTCACGGCGAAGTGGTGATCAGCACTCTGATCGCCCAGGCCATGCCCCTGCTGCGCTATCGAACTGGGGATCTGGCCTCCCTGGCCACAAAACCGTGTCCGTGCGGCTGCCGTCTGCCTCGCCTGGGCCCGATTCAGGGACGCCTGCGGGATCAGGTCCGCATTGACGACCAGCGGACCCTCTCCATGGCCGAACTGGATGAAATCCTCCTGACGCTGCCCTGGCTGTCCAATTATCGCGCCGCTCTGCGCCGAAACGATCACGGCTGGCTGTTGGATCTGGAAATCTTTCCGTCCGAAGAGCCCGGTAAGGCCCAAGACGGCTCGGCACGACGCCAAGCGGTCGAAACGGCGTTGAACGCCTCGGGACTCCTGAAACAAACTGGCTTGCGTCTGAGAACGATCACTCTGGGCGCTTCGACGGACCGGCTCAGCGGCCCGGTCAAACGCAGCCTGCAAATCGAACCTTCATCGGGGAAAACATGA
- the trsS gene encoding radical SAM (seleno)protein TrsS, with product MKPLQLPLSSSTASVCPECLRPLPAVLVGDGEDAYLEKRCPVHGWFKTVVWRGSPSLESWRRDKTPTSPAAPHHPGQSRGCPWDCGLCAQHRQRSCTVLVEVTGRCDLRCPVCFADSGGGADTDPDLAALDERLRRAFAQSGPVPVQLSGGEPTMRDDLPEVIALARRIGFPHVQLNTNGLRLARESGYAGTLRDAGVSWVFLQFDGTNDAVFTHLRGQPLLETKLTAIRACGQAGLGVVLVPTVTPGVNDHDLGGLIRLAARHVPTIRGVHFQPLSYFGRYPHPPDDNQRITLPEIIRGLEKQTHGQIQMDHLRPPGCEHERCSFHGNFLVQPDGVLHSLGPSRSCCGPDFSSPVDGAQTAVDVVARQWSAPRPMEEASASSAQQIPGALDVFLQQSRRTLAVTAMAFQDAWTLDLERLKGCCIHVAAPDGRLVPFCAWNLTSRNGQSPHSQRTWPC from the coding sequence ATGAAGCCGCTTCAGCTCCCTCTTTCCTCTTCGACCGCCAGCGTCTGCCCGGAGTGCCTGCGGCCGCTCCCGGCCGTGCTCGTGGGCGATGGAGAGGACGCGTATCTGGAAAAGCGCTGCCCGGTCCACGGCTGGTTCAAGACCGTCGTCTGGCGTGGAAGCCCTTCTCTGGAATCCTGGCGGCGGGACAAGACGCCCACCTCGCCCGCCGCGCCCCATCACCCAGGCCAAAGTCGAGGCTGCCCTTGGGACTGCGGTCTGTGCGCCCAGCACCGCCAACGCTCCTGCACGGTCCTGGTAGAGGTCACCGGGCGCTGCGACCTGCGCTGTCCGGTCTGCTTCGCGGACTCCGGGGGCGGAGCGGATACGGACCCGGATCTCGCCGCCCTGGACGAGCGCCTCCGTCGGGCCTTTGCGCAAAGTGGTCCTGTTCCGGTCCAGCTTTCCGGCGGGGAACCGACCATGCGCGACGATCTGCCGGAAGTGATCGCCCTGGCGCGGCGCATCGGCTTTCCCCACGTCCAGTTGAACACCAATGGCCTGCGCCTGGCCCGGGAGTCCGGGTATGCCGGGACGCTCCGAGATGCCGGTGTTTCCTGGGTCTTTCTGCAATTCGACGGGACCAACGACGCGGTCTTCACCCATTTGCGCGGACAACCGCTCCTGGAGACGAAATTGACCGCGATACGGGCCTGCGGGCAGGCAGGGCTGGGCGTGGTCCTCGTGCCCACGGTGACGCCCGGCGTGAACGATCACGACCTGGGCGGGCTGATCCGGCTCGCAGCAAGGCATGTACCCACGATCCGGGGCGTGCATTTCCAGCCGTTGAGCTACTTCGGCCGGTATCCCCATCCCCCCGACGACAACCAACGCATCACCCTGCCGGAAATCATCCGCGGCTTAGAGAAACAGACCCACGGCCAAATCCAGATGGACCATCTGCGCCCTCCGGGATGCGAGCACGAACGCTGTTCGTTCCACGGCAACTTTCTGGTCCAGCCCGACGGAGTTTTGCACTCCCTGGGGCCGTCCCGCTCGTGCTGCGGCCCGGACTTCTCCAGCCCGGTCGACGGAGCCCAGACGGCGGTGGACGTGGTCGCCCGCCAGTGGTCCGCGCCAAGACCGATGGAAGAGGCTTCCGCATCATCGGCGCAACAAATCCCCGGTGCCCTGGACGTCTTTCTCCAACAGTCCCGCCGCACTCTGGCGGTCACGGCCATGGCCTTTCAGGACGCCTGGACCCTGGATCTGGAGCGGCTCAAGGGCTGCTGCATCCACGTGGCCGCTCCGGACGGTCGGCTGGTCCCGTTCTGCGCCTGGAATCTCACCTCCCGCAACGGCCAAAGCCCGCACAGCCAGAGGACTTGGCCATGCTGA
- a CDS encoding DVU_1555 family C-GCAxxG-C-C protein, with protein sequence MNDMETALLRLSGKGYCCSQILVLLALELQAVENPTLVRAVSGLCNGLTLGSGTCGVLTGAACVLGLHAGKGRDEEQPDDRLPLMTTELSEWFAETACAGFPGIRCEDILGGPNQRPDLSRCGGLLVKTWARTLGILQEHGMDPTGTREAYS encoded by the coding sequence ATGAACGACATGGAAACCGCCCTGCTGCGTCTCTCCGGCAAGGGATACTGTTGCAGTCAGATTTTGGTTCTGTTGGCGCTCGAACTGCAAGCTGTCGAGAACCCAACCCTGGTCCGGGCCGTCTCCGGACTGTGCAACGGTTTGACCCTGGGCTCCGGAACCTGCGGGGTGCTGACCGGCGCGGCCTGTGTTCTGGGACTGCATGCGGGCAAGGGCCGTGACGAGGAGCAACCCGACGACCGTCTGCCCCTGATGACGACCGAACTCTCGGAATGGTTCGCCGAAACGGCCTGCGCCGGTTTTCCCGGAATTCGCTGCGAGGACATCCTGGGCGGCCCGAACCAGCGACCGGACCTGAGCCGATGCGGCGGGCTCCTGGTCAAGACATGGGCCAGAACACTGGGAATCCTTCAGGAACACGGCATGGATCCCACGGGGACCAGGGAAGCATACTCGTGA
- the trsM gene encoding DVU_1556 family methyltransferase: MDRPDPPFHRCAGFRRVAGETLRPGGLGLTERMLELSGLPPGSRILDMGCGLGVSARHLMTERRMHVTALDLCREDLLQARRRDDLVRYIQADMNHPPLRPGLFDALLCECVLSLSPDPGPSLNQWADLIKPGGRLLITDIYLRFRQSFRQAPLQPVGHPRPDSPRDCFQGAMTETRLRDEFNRAGFRVDVFEDHSRLLAELTAKLIFAGLDREGFPGAWNTGSKCSGTRPGYCMLLAVKHAAAHDAA, from the coding sequence ATGGACAGACCGGATCCGCCCTTTCACCGGTGTGCCGGATTCCGCCGTGTGGCGGGCGAGACGCTGCGCCCCGGAGGGCTGGGCCTGACCGAGCGGATGTTGGAGCTGTCCGGCCTGCCGCCGGGGTCGCGGATACTGGACATGGGCTGCGGGCTGGGCGTCAGCGCCCGGCATTTGATGACCGAACGGCGGATGCACGTCACGGCCTTGGACCTGTGTCGCGAAGACCTGCTCCAGGCCCGCCGCCGGGACGACCTCGTGCGTTACATCCAGGCGGACATGAACCATCCGCCGTTGCGTCCGGGGCTGTTCGACGCGCTGCTTTGCGAATGCGTCCTGTCCTTGAGTCCTGATCCCGGGCCGTCCCTGAACCAATGGGCCGACCTGATCAAACCAGGAGGACGTCTGCTGATCACGGATATCTATCTGCGTTTTCGGCAATCATTTCGGCAAGCACCTCTGCAACCTGTTGGCCATCCACGTCCCGACTCTCCGCGCGATTGTTTCCAGGGGGCCATGACCGAAACGCGGCTTCGAGATGAGTTCAACCGCGCGGGATTCAGGGTGGACGTCTTTGAGGACCATTCCCGGCTGTTGGCTGAGTTGACGGCCAAATTGATCTTCGCGGGGCTGGACCGCGAAGGGTTCCCCGGGGCATGGAATACAGGTTCGAAATGCTCCGGAACGCGGCCAGGGTACTGCATGCTCCTGGCCGTGAAACACGCCGCGGCTCATGACGCCGCATGA
- a CDS encoding DVU_1557 family redox protein, protein MQRFPDLNEKYAEWTCGQCGGPLRLCAVKAAYMGSEFELELPGCPTCRMYLVFEELALGKMLEVEQLLEDK, encoded by the coding sequence ATGCAACGCTTTCCGGATTTAAACGAAAAGTACGCTGAATGGACCTGCGGGCAATGCGGCGGACCGTTGCGGCTGTGCGCGGTCAAGGCCGCGTACATGGGCAGCGAGTTCGAGCTGGAGCTGCCGGGGTGCCCGACGTGCCGGATGTATCTCGTTTTTGAGGAACTGGCCCTGGGCAAGATGTTGGAAGTCGAGCAGCTACTTGAGGACAAGTAA
- a CDS encoding pyridine nucleotide-disulfide oxidoreductase/dicluster-binding protein, protein MEQHELRAWENKCIQEEPPYCQAACPLHVDVRSMARLMAENRLAEARKVLERTMPLSEIFARICDHPCQAPCRRGDVDEVIRIGALERALVEAVPSTSRQLLLPSKGRRVMLFGSGPSSLVAAHDLRRKGIEVTLKHGGAILGGVLCNLPETLLSVQALEAGLEMLRSLGVVFEADPDMGLDTLEAAVLQVDAIYVGLDDPWTTWARELAQTADPVSLATSRDRIFAGGIVQNFIDYSPIFLALAGRKAVLSMERLFQGASLTAGREKEGPHPTRLFTSIDGIESSAAEPMADPARYSGEEAVHEARRCLLCECMECVKACVFMEHYKGYPKKLAREIYNNLSVVQGMRQANRMILSCSNCGLCAAICPHDFHMGEFCMTARKEMVHTNKMPGSAHDFALREQAAALSDEEFLVSHEPEKTSSTYCFFPGCQLAGSSPEHVRFVLDHLRDSLSGGVGVLLTCCGAPAQWAARRDLLNGAVDRIRQAWEELGRPKMILGCTTCRRVLSKTAPEIPTRSLWETLVEQGLPGTAKPASSPLALHDPCTSRDQNDVRAAVRTILHALEQPFVEPRLGGELTECCGFGGLMDAANPALAEKVARTRTERTPEHFLAYCAMCRDSLSRSAKPVFHLLDLLFPDSLDAAQPAGATPMIRKGPNLPDRRQNRARLKERLSGTPLQPKAHQKLFLLLEPDARTVVDHRRILDDDLHRVVHAAETDKRRFTDPKTGRLLASRRIGHATFWVEYEPLDELPDTYRVHRAWMHRMVVKEES, encoded by the coding sequence ATGGAACAGCATGAACTGCGCGCCTGGGAAAACAAGTGCATCCAGGAAGAGCCGCCCTATTGCCAGGCCGCCTGCCCGCTGCATGTGGACGTCCGGTCCATGGCCCGGCTGATGGCCGAAAATCGGCTTGCCGAAGCGCGCAAGGTTTTGGAACGAACCATGCCGTTGTCCGAAATTTTCGCCCGGATCTGCGATCATCCCTGCCAAGCGCCGTGCCGACGGGGCGACGTGGACGAGGTAATCCGGATCGGGGCACTGGAGCGGGCTCTGGTGGAAGCCGTTCCTTCAACTTCACGCCAACTCCTGCTGCCCTCCAAAGGCCGTCGAGTGATGCTCTTCGGCAGCGGCCCCAGCAGTCTGGTGGCCGCGCACGACCTGAGGCGCAAGGGCATAGAGGTGACACTCAAGCACGGCGGTGCCATTCTGGGCGGGGTGCTCTGCAATCTGCCCGAAACACTGCTGTCTGTTCAGGCCCTGGAAGCGGGACTGGAGATGCTGCGGTCCCTGGGCGTGGTTTTCGAGGCGGACCCGGACATGGGGTTGGATACTCTGGAAGCTGCGGTCCTACAGGTCGACGCGATCTATGTCGGCCTGGACGATCCCTGGACCACCTGGGCCAGGGAACTTGCCCAGACAGCCGATCCGGTCTCTCTGGCGACGAGCAGGGACAGAATTTTCGCCGGGGGAATCGTCCAAAATTTCATCGACTATTCACCTATTTTCCTGGCCCTGGCCGGACGCAAGGCCGTGCTGTCCATGGAGCGCCTTTTTCAGGGCGCATCCCTGACCGCGGGCCGGGAAAAGGAAGGGCCGCATCCCACGCGCTTGTTCACGTCCATTGACGGTATTGAGTCGTCCGCGGCCGAACCCATGGCCGACCCCGCGAGATACTCCGGCGAGGAAGCGGTGCATGAGGCGCGGCGCTGCCTGCTGTGCGAATGCATGGAGTGCGTCAAGGCCTGCGTGTTCATGGAGCACTACAAGGGCTACCCGAAAAAACTGGCTCGGGAGATCTACAACAATCTCTCCGTGGTCCAGGGCATGCGCCAAGCCAACCGGATGATCCTCTCATGCAGCAACTGCGGACTGTGCGCGGCCATCTGCCCCCATGACTTCCACATGGGCGAATTCTGCATGACCGCGCGCAAGGAAATGGTCCACACCAACAAAATGCCCGGCTCGGCCCACGACTTCGCCCTGCGCGAGCAGGCCGCGGCCCTGTCCGACGAGGAATTCCTGGTCAGCCATGAACCGGAAAAAACATCCAGCACATATTGTTTTTTCCCCGGCTGCCAATTGGCTGGCTCTTCCCCTGAGCATGTCCGATTCGTCCTGGATCATTTGCGCGACTCGCTTTCAGGTGGGGTGGGCGTTCTGCTGACCTGTTGCGGCGCACCGGCGCAATGGGCGGCCCGCCGGGATTTATTGAACGGGGCCGTGGACCGCATCCGCCAAGCCTGGGAGGAATTGGGCCGACCGAAGATGATCCTGGGCTGCACCACCTGCCGCCGCGTCCTGAGCAAGACAGCCCCGGAGATACCGACGCGTTCTCTCTGGGAAACCTTGGTCGAACAAGGACTGCCCGGCACGGCGAAACCGGCTTCCTCGCCACTGGCTCTGCATGATCCCTGCACGAGCCGGGATCAAAACGATGTCCGCGCGGCGGTGCGCACCATCCTGCACGCCCTGGAACAACCTTTCGTAGAACCGCGACTGGGCGGCGAACTGACCGAATGCTGTGGTTTCGGCGGCCTGATGGACGCAGCCAACCCGGCCCTGGCCGAAAAGGTGGCCCGGACGCGAACCGAACGGACTCCGGAACATTTCCTGGCCTACTGCGCCATGTGCCGGGACAGCCTGTCCCGCTCCGCCAAACCCGTCTTTCATCTGCTGGACCTGCTGTTTCCGGACAGCCTGGACGCGGCCCAGCCCGCCGGCGCCACGCCCATGATCCGCAAGGGACCAAACCTGCCGGATCGCCGTCAGAACCGGGCCCGGCTCAAGGAACGGCTCAGCGGCACGCCGCTTCAGCCCAAGGCGCATCAGAAGCTATTCCTGTTGCTGGAACCCGACGCAAGAACCGTGGTCGATCACCGCCGCATCCTTGACGATGATCTGCACCGGGTCGTTCACGCCGCGGAAACGGACAAACGGCGTTTCACCGATCCCAAAACTGGTCGCCTGCTTGCATCACGGCGCATCGGCCATGCCACGTTCTGGGTCGAATACGAGCCGTTGGACGAGCTGCCGGATACGTACCGGGTGCATCGGGCCTGGATGCACCGGATGGTCGTCAAGGAGGAAAGTTGA
- a CDS encoding molybdopterin-dependent aldehyde oxidoreductase, whose translation MIQKRFFVNGVERNIVVDGDASLADVLRGQMGLTGTKVGCGEGQCGACSVIMNGKVIRSCVTKMKRVDDGAKVETIEGVGQPGNLHPLQQAWMVHGGAQCGFCSPGFIVSAKGLLDQNQNPSREDVRDWFQKHRNACRCTGYVPLVDAVMDAAKVLRGEMKPEELEFKLPEGQSALGSSLPRPTALGKVTGTLDYGADLGMKLPDNALHLALVQAQVSHANLKGIDASEALKMPGVHSVLTHKDVKGKNRITGLITFPTNKGDGWDRPILCDEKVFQYGDAIAIVCADTEANARAAADKVKVDLEVLPAYLSAPEAMAEDAIEIHPGTPNVYYETQLVKGEETAPIFSDSNMVTVEGDFYLQRQPHMPIEPDVGFAYMGDDGKLYIHSKSIGVHLHLYMIAPGLGLEADQLALVANPMGGTFGYKFSPTMEALVGVAALATGRPAFLRYNYKQQQQYTGKRSPFWINLKFAATKDGELKAMESDWSVDHGPYSEFGDLLTMRGTQFIGAGYNIPNIRGNGRTVCTNHAWGSAFRSYGSPQSFFSSESLMDMLAEKLGMDPLELRYKNCYRPGSTTPTGQDPEVFPLPDLLDKLRPKYQAAKEKAKKESTDTLKKGVGISLGIYGCGLDGPDSSEAWAELNPDDTFTIHTSWQDHGQGADIGCVCTAHEILHKMGVPPEKINFTWPNTAKCPNSGPSGGSRQQVVTGNAIRVACEELVKAMEKPGGGFMTYSEMKAADKPTKYEGKWSAAGAKDCDTATGQGKPFLVYMYGAFMSEVTVDITTGETKVDRMTLAGDVGKIVNKLAVDGQMWGGLAQGIGLALSEDFEDIQKHASMVGAGFPYIKTVPDDLELIYIESPRPDGPYGAAGVGELPLTSPHVSIINAISNACGVRITHLPARPEKVLAKLQGK comes from the coding sequence ATGATTCAGAAACGGTTTTTCGTGAACGGGGTGGAGCGCAACATCGTCGTGGACGGGGACGCGTCCCTGGCCGACGTGCTGCGCGGCCAGATGGGCCTGACCGGGACCAAGGTCGGCTGCGGCGAGGGTCAGTGCGGCGCGTGCAGCGTGATCATGAACGGCAAGGTCATTCGTTCCTGCGTGACCAAGATGAAGCGCGTGGATGACGGCGCCAAGGTTGAGACCATTGAGGGCGTGGGCCAGCCGGGCAACCTGCATCCATTGCAACAGGCCTGGATGGTCCATGGCGGCGCCCAGTGCGGTTTCTGCTCGCCGGGCTTCATCGTTTCGGCCAAGGGCTTGCTGGACCAGAACCAGAATCCCAGCCGCGAGGATGTCCGGGACTGGTTTCAGAAGCATCGCAATGCCTGCCGCTGCACCGGCTACGTGCCTCTGGTGGATGCGGTCATGGATGCGGCCAAGGTGCTGCGCGGCGAAATGAAGCCCGAGGAACTGGAATTCAAGCTGCCTGAAGGCCAGAGCGCCCTGGGCAGCTCCCTGCCCCGGCCCACGGCCCTGGGCAAGGTCACCGGAACCCTGGATTACGGCGCGGATCTGGGCATGAAGCTGCCGGACAACGCCCTGCACCTGGCCCTGGTTCAGGCCCAGGTCTCCCACGCCAACCTTAAGGGCATCGACGCCTCCGAGGCTCTGAAGATGCCCGGCGTACACAGCGTGCTGACCCACAAGGACGTCAAGGGCAAGAACCGGATCACCGGCCTGATCACCTTCCCCACCAACAAGGGCGATGGTTGGGACCGTCCGATCCTTTGCGACGAGAAGGTCTTCCAGTACGGCGACGCCATCGCCATTGTCTGCGCGGACACCGAGGCCAACGCCCGGGCCGCCGCGGACAAGGTCAAGGTGGACCTGGAAGTTCTGCCGGCCTACCTCAGCGCTCCGGAGGCCATGGCCGAGGACGCCATCGAGATCCACCCCGGCACCCCCAACGTCTACTACGAAACCCAACTGGTGAAGGGCGAGGAAACAGCGCCGATCTTCAGCGATTCGAACATGGTTACAGTGGAGGGCGACTTCTACCTGCAGCGCCAGCCGCACATGCCCATCGAGCCGGACGTGGGCTTTGCCTACATGGGCGACGACGGCAAGCTGTACATCCATTCCAAGTCCATCGGCGTGCATCTGCACCTGTACATGATCGCTCCGGGTTTAGGCCTGGAAGCAGATCAACTGGCCCTGGTGGCCAACCCCATGGGCGGCACCTTCGGCTACAAGTTCAGCCCGACCATGGAAGCCCTGGTGGGCGTGGCCGCCCTGGCCACCGGCCGTCCGGCCTTCCTGCGCTACAACTACAAACAGCAGCAGCAGTATACCGGCAAGCGCTCGCCCTTCTGGATCAACCTGAAGTTCGCTGCCACCAAGGACGGTGAGCTGAAGGCCATGGAATCGGACTGGTCCGTGGACCACGGCCCCTATTCCGAGTTCGGCGACCTGCTGACCATGCGCGGCACCCAGTTCATCGGCGCGGGCTACAACATCCCGAACATCCGCGGCAACGGGCGCACGGTTTGCACCAACCACGCCTGGGGCTCGGCGTTCCGGTCCTACGGATCTCCCCAGAGCTTTTTCTCTTCCGAGTCCCTGATGGACATGCTGGCCGAGAAGCTGGGCATGGATCCCCTGGAACTGCGCTACAAGAACTGCTACCGCCCCGGCTCCACCACGCCCACGGGCCAGGATCCGGAAGTTTTCCCCCTGCCGGACCTGCTGGACAAGCTCCGTCCCAAGTACCAGGCCGCCAAGGAAAAGGCCAAGAAGGAGTCCACGGACACCCTGAAAAAGGGCGTCGGGATTTCCCTGGGCATCTACGGCTGCGGCCTGGACGGCCCGGACTCCTCCGAGGCCTGGGCCGAGCTGAACCCGGACGACACCTTCACCATCCACACCTCCTGGCAGGATCACGGCCAGGGCGCGGACATCGGCTGCGTGTGCACGGCCCATGAAATTCTGCACAAGATGGGCGTTCCGCCGGAGAAGATCAACTTCACCTGGCCGAACACGGCCAAGTGCCCCAACTCCGGCCCCTCCGGCGGTTCTCGCCAGCAGGTGGTCACGGGCAACGCCATCCGGGTGGCCTGCGAAGAGTTGGTCAAGGCCATGGAAAAACCCGGCGGCGGGTTCATGACCTATTCCGAGATGAAAGCCGCGGACAAGCCCACCAAGTATGAGGGCAAATGGTCCGCGGCCGGGGCCAAGGACTGCGACACGGCCACCGGACAGGGCAAGCCCTTCCTGGTCTACATGTACGGCGCGTTCATGTCCGAGGTCACCGTGGACATCACCACCGGCGAGACCAAGGTCGATCGGATGACCCTGGCCGGCGACGTGGGCAAGATCGTGAACAAGCTGGCCGTGGACGGCCAGATGTGGGGCGGCCTGGCCCAGGGCATCGGCTTGGCCCTGTCCGAGGACTTCGAGGACATCCAGAAGCACGCTTCCATGGTCGGAGCCGGCTTCCCGTACATCAAGACCGTGCCGGACGATCTGGAGCTGATCTACATCGAGTCCCCGCGCCCGGACGGCCCCTACGGTGCCGCCGGAGTCGGCGAGCTTCCCCTGACCAGTCCTCACGTCTCGATCATCAACGCCATAAGTAACGCCTGCGGCGTACGCATCACCCATCTCCCGGCCCGTCCGGAGAAGGTGCTGGCCAAACTGCAAGGCAAGTAA
- a CDS encoding molybdopterin-binding protein, which translates to MRVIPVEQAVDTVLCHDITRIVPGEFKGRAFRRGHVIRSEDIPALRKLGKDHLYVWDLQDGLVHEDEAALRIARAAAGSGVSISQPSEGRVNLIAEHDGLLKIDTSVLHKINSVDQVVMATAHGNHRVLKGQPVAGTRVIPLVIAESTVAQVELTCRLAAPLIQVKPFRPLRVGVLTTGSEVYHGRIQDKFGPVLRRKFDELGCVTMPQVFVPDDVDMTVRAIRGLIREGAEMLAVTGGMSVDPDDLTPTSIQAAGGRVVTYGAPTFPGAMFLLAFIDEVPVVGLPGCVMYARSSIFDLVVPRLVAGENVTKAEIVAMGHGGLCAGCAECRYPICPFGKGA; encoded by the coding sequence ATGCGCGTAATTCCGGTAGAACAGGCCGTGGATACCGTGCTTTGCCACGACATCACCCGGATCGTGCCCGGTGAATTCAAGGGCCGGGCTTTCCGCCGCGGACACGTGATCCGCTCCGAGGACATTCCGGCCCTGCGCAAGCTGGGCAAGGACCATCTTTACGTCTGGGATCTTCAGGACGGGCTGGTTCACGAGGATGAAGCGGCTCTGCGCATCGCCCGGGCCGCCGCGGGTTCCGGAGTGAGCATCAGCCAGCCCTCCGAGGGCCGGGTCAATCTGATTGCCGAGCATGACGGGCTGTTGAAAATCGACACCAGCGTCCTGCACAAAATCAATTCAGTGGATCAGGTGGTCATGGCCACGGCCCACGGCAACCACCGCGTCCTCAAGGGACAGCCCGTGGCCGGAACCCGCGTCATCCCCCTGGTGATTGCTGAATCCACGGTGGCCCAGGTGGAGCTAACCTGCCGCCTGGCCGCTCCCCTGATCCAGGTCAAGCCGTTTCGACCACTGCGCGTCGGCGTGCTGACCACGGGCAGCGAGGTCTATCACGGGCGGATCCAGGACAAATTCGGCCCGGTGTTGCGCCGCAAGTTCGACGAGCTGGGCTGCGTGACCATGCCCCAGGTCTTCGTACCGGACGACGTGGACATGACCGTACGCGCCATCCGGGGCCTGATCCGGGAAGGGGCGGAGATGCTGGCCGTAACCGGCGGCATGTCCGTGGACCCGGACGACCTGACCCCGACGAGCATCCAGGCCGCCGGAGGCCGGGTCGTGACCTACGGTGCGCCCACCTTTCCCGGAGCCATGTTTTTGCTGGCCTTCATCGACGAGGTTCCGGTGGTCGGCCTGCCCGGCTGCGTGATGTACGCCCGGAGCAGCATCTTCGACCTGGTGGTTCCGCGACTCGTGGCCGGGGAAAATGTGACCAAAGCGGAAATCGTCGCCATGGGTCATGGCGGATTGTGCGCCGGCTGCGCCGAGTGCCGCTATCCGATCTGTCCCTTTGGCAAGGGAGCGTGA